AGAGGGCGACCGCCTCGTGCTGCCGGCGCGGGAGAGTGCCGAGGGCAGCGGCCATGTCGACGGCGTGTCCGTCGGTGGGTATCACTGGACTGTCCGGGACCGACGCGACGGGGGTCTCCCGGGAACGCGACCGGTGCCGCCGGGCGTGGGTGACGACGAGTGCCAGCAACCAGTTCCGCGGCGTGCCCCGGTCCGCGTCGAAGATCGCGCGGCGACGCCACGCCTCGGACAGAGCGTCCTGTGCGACGTCCTCCCAGTCGTCGGTGGCAACCAGCCGCCGGGCGAGCATGGTCATGGCGGGCCAGTGGGGCGAGGCCCAGGCGGTGAAGGCGGAACCCGCGGCGGGCGGCAGGGGGTCGCGGATCGTCTGCACATCCCTTCATTGCCGGAGCGGGTCGGATCGGTTGGGTCGTTCCGGAGGAATTCTCGCCGCCCGCTCGGTCCCGGGTGCCTTGCCGCTGGTCGGGCGCGCTGGGAGACTGACGGTCCGGCGGTCAGGCAGGGTGGTGATCAGGTGCGCAGGCAGCTGGTCGGAGCCCTGGTGCTGATCCTCGCGTGCTGCGCGGTGCTGGCCGGCGGCGCCCTGCTGGGACGCGACCTTCCCGGCCGGCCGAGTATCGGTCCGATCCCCGGACCGCCGGCGGTCGGAGACTGCCTGACCACCGTCGTCCGCGCCCACGACGCCCTCGCCGACGCGGTCGGCAGGGTCCCGATGTACCGGTCGGACGTCGCGGAACCGTGCTCCGGTCGTCGGGTCGGCGAGGTGGTCGCGGTGCTGACCGATCCGGAACCCGTGCGGACGGTGTCCGTGCAATACCCGGGGCAGGGGATCGGGCAGGCGCTGGAAGACCCGAACGAGCGGACCTGCTCCGCCGCGGCCGCCGAGTACCTCGGGCTGCCGCCCGACGAGGGGATGTGGGAGGCGGAGACGTCCGTCATCTCGGCCGTGCAGGTGATCGGGCCGTCGGCGGTGCAGGCTGCCTCCGGGCAGAGCTGGGCGGCCTGCGTGCTGCAGAACGCGGCGGCGGGTGATGCCGCGTCGGGGTTCGCCGGGTCGGTGCAAGGCGCGCTGAGCAGGTTCCCGGCACTCCCTGACCTGCTGATCTGCGAACCGATGCCGTGCGACGGTCCGCATCGGCAGGAGTACCTGGCGGACGCGAACTTCACCGCCCCGGCGGTGCTCGCCGAGGTGCAGGCATCCTGCGAGTCGTACGCACGGGAACGGACAGGTCTCGCGGAGCTGCCGGAGATCGACGGGCTGACCGTTGTCCTGATCACCGATCCGGATCAACTGGCGAAGGCATCCCGGGCCCGACCGGCCCTGGTGACCTGCGCACTGCACGCGAACAGCGAGCGGTTGCTCACCGGGTCGCTGCTCGGGGTCGGCGATCCGGCGAGGATCCCATGGGCATGACGACGCGGAAGCTCGCCGGTGCTGTGGTTCTCGTGACCGCGGTGATCGCGCTGCTGGCCGGCGGAGCGATCATCGGACGGAAGGTGCAGGGGGTTGCGGCCATAGCGCCCCTTCCCGGAGCGCCGGCGCTCGGTGACTGTGTGACGGAACTGCTGCTGCCGCCGAACATCTCGGTCCGGGACGAAGGCAAGCCGCCGGTGTACGAGACCGTGGTGGCGGAGCCGTGCACGGGGGCGCGGATGGGTGAAGTGGTGGGTGTGATCGACCGGCCCGGCCCGCTCGTCGTCCGCGAAGTGATCTGGAACGGCGAAGTGCAGGGGGAGTCGCTGGACGATCCGAACCAAGAGAACTGTGCGACGTTGTCCCGCGAGTACCTCGGTCTGGGCGGGCCGGCCAACGACGCGATGAACGTCTGGGTGCCGCTGGGCGACTACACGTCGTCGCTGACCCCGGGCGGACCGACAGATCTGCAGAGGGCCTTCGGCCAGGGCTGGGCGGTCTGCGTCGTCCAGGACGACTACAACCGGATCGCCCGCGACGCAGTGGGTTTCGAGCAGAGCATCCGCGACGCCTACCAGCGGTTCCCGGTGCCGCCCGGGCTGGCGTCCTGCGAGCAGCCGTGCGACACCGTCCATCGCTCCGAGTACTTCGCGTTCGGCACGTACGACCGGCCCACCGACTGGAACGAGATCCTCGAGTCCTGCAAGCAGTTGGTGGTCGAGCGCACCGGCCTTCCAGCCATCACCGATATGGAGGGGCTCGACATCACCATCGAGGCCTCGGCCGACGAACTGAGCGCAGCGACGCCGGAGCTTCCGGCCGGCGCAGCCTGCGTGGTCACCACCGGCGATGGGCTCTGGCTGCAAGGGTCCCTGCTCAACGTCGGCGACCCGGACCGGATCCCCTGGAGTTGATCAAGGTCCTAACGAGTACCGCTCGTGGACGCCGGCGTCCGGGCAGTCGTAGATCCCGGCCAGGATTTCGCCCTGTGTGATGACGAGGTCGGATGACAGATAGAGGATCTCGATTCCGGGATCGACAGTGAAGGTGCAGCCGCGCGGGGTGACGACCATGCCGAGGTAACCATGGATGACATCGCCTGCGAGGCTGATGGTGAGCTCGTGCGGGAGCGATGCGGTCGGAAGGCAGCCGAGGCCACCGCTGCCGTCAGTGCGATCCCGGTCGATCAAGCAGAGTTGGTCGCCGGCGAAGGCCAGGTAGACAGCATGATCAGACTCCACGACGGTGAGCAGGCGGCTGTCGATCGGGCCCGGGTCCCGCAGCTCGTTGCGGAAACTCAGTGGAACCCGGTCATCGCCGTTGGCCGGACGCTCGAAGGCGACGAACATGGACGCGTGGACGGACGGGGCGATCGATGGGGCCCGGCGGTCGAGGCGCTGCAACCGGCCAGCAGCAGGCAGAGGACCACCGTGCCGAACCGTCGCCGCATCGGCTTCACCTCCCGTTCCTCGCACCGTAGAGGTCCATCGGTGCAACGGGAAGCACCTAGGGTTTCGTCGTAGAAACTGAGACCGAGGGGGAGTGGGATGCGACGACGGTTCGGGGCGACGGCGGGGCTGATCGCGCTCACCGTGCTGGCGGCGGTCGCGACCACCGTCTACCTGGTCATCGACCGCAGTTCGATCACCACCTTCCCCGGCACGACCATCGAGTACCGGGACACGGTGCCGTCCTTCGACGTGCGCGAAGCCATGGACTGCGTCCACTACACCAGCACGTTGGAGCATCTCGTCGGGGTGAGTTCGGCGATCGTGGTCGGGGAGGTGGTCGCGTCCAGGCCGCTGTTCGAGGCGACCTATGGAGTGGCTGATCCGCAGGAGGACGCCGACGGGAACCTGCCGGAGCCGCGGTTGACATACTTGGACCGGGAACTGACCATCGCCGTCGAACAGACCCTCTTCGGCGAGCCGGTCACAAGCCTGAAGGTGCTCGCCCCAGGCTGGTACTCCGGCGATCCATGGGAGCCGACCGCGCGGTTCTCCCGGTCCTGGCTGCAGCCGGGCGATCGAGCCGTGATCCCGGTGATGCCCACTGATCCGCCGCTGGATACCAAAGACTGGCCCGAGATCATGTACACCTGCAGCGGCCCGTTCGTGCTGGAGAACGGGCGCGTGGTGCAGAAGGAGGACACAGACCAGTTCGTCGCCGAAGGTGTCTGGTCGATGTCGGAGCAGCAGTTGGTCGACGCCCTCCGCGCGGAAATCGGCTGACCACAGCCTGACCGCGGCGGATACTCCGGCCATGGATCCCATACCTGCCGGCCATGCTCGTGGCGTCGACATCGAGTGGCGGGGCGCGTTCACCTCCGACGAGGCGAATCGGCTGCATGCGGAGGCGTTCGGTGCCCGCCTGTACAGCTCGGAGGAATGGGACTGGGAGCGGCAGGTGGCCGCGCACAGCCTCGGTTGGGTCACGGCACGCTCCGAAGGCCGGCTGGTCGGGTTCGTCAACGTGCTCTGGGACGGGCTGGTGCACGCCTGGATCCAGGACGTGATGGTCGACTCGGCGTCCCGCCGCCTCGGGATCGGGCGTGCCCTGGTCGACGCCGCTGCCCATGGCGCCCGCGAATCACGTTGTTTGTACCTGCATGTCGACTTCGATGACGCGCTGCGCCCGTTCTACATCGACTCCTGCGGTTTTCGGCCGACATCGGCCGGGCTGCTCGAGCTCTGACAGGTGGCCACTTCGGATTCTGAACATCGAGGGCCCCTGAGAGGCAGCGGCTGTTCAGAATCGGTGGAGGGCACCCCGCACTTCGGCGATGACACGGTCCGGTTCGTCCTGCAGTTGCCGCCAGGTGAACCTCAGGACGGTCCAGCCGGCCAGCACGATGCGGTTCTGGCGGGCGCGATCGCGCTCGAAGGCGTCGGAGTCGGAATGGTGGGCCCAGCCGTCGATCTCGACGATCAGCCGCGCCGCCTCGAAGGTGAAGTCGGGTTTCGCGCCCCACTCCTTGCGGGTCCGGTTGACGACCCAGCCGGTGATGTCCGCGTTCCGCAGCAGCCGCGCGAACAACCGCTCTGCTTCGGAGGCGGACCCGTCGGACGCCTCCTTCACCCAGCGGCGGGCGGTGGCCGCGCCCGTGCGGCACCGGTTGCGCTCGAGGGCGTCGACGATCTCGTCCATCGTGACGCGCCGGAGCAGAGCCCGGTCCAGCACCGCGCGGCCGGCGGCACCCATCGCCACGGATCCGAAAAGTGCGGCGAACGGCAACGATGCGACCCGGAGACGCCGGTGGGTGGTCACGTCTTCGGCAGGCAGCTCGAGCCTCCGGACGCGGACGTCTTCTCCCGAGCGGAGATTGCGCGTCGGGCGGATGGCCAGGTCGATCGTGGACGGTGCGGCGTCGGTCAGCTCCCACCACCAGGCGGCCGCATGCCCGATGATCACCGCGCCCTTCCCGCCCCACTGGCCCACCGCCCGAATCAGGTCCTCCGTCGTCAGGCCCCCGCCTGCGAAACGGAATACCCCCGGCAGCACCTTCTGCACCGATCCCTCCCGCACCCGGGCGCGCACCATGCTTACGGTCACTCCGAACATTCCTGCCTGTCGGTCGGTGAACACCCCGCCGTCCGGTTCCGCCGCCGCCCTCAACCCCGCCCATTCCGTCCCCATCGGCACAGGGTGCACGAGCCGCTGTGATCGCTGGACCGGCTGTCCACAATCGCGCTGGCTCGTCGCGGCTGTCCACATCCCGCAACGGAAACTTCCCGTTGCGGGGACGTCCCTGCTACACCGCCTCTCCGACGACCTGCCCGCCGCCCCGAGCGGAGCGCTGGGCAGCGCGGACAGGATCCGGGCATGCCCTCCCGTAGGTCGACATCGAACCCCTTGCAGGGCGATCCGACGGAACCCGCCGACGCATCATGCTGCCCGGGCCGTGCGTCAAGTCGTCAGGCGTCTGGGGCGACGAGCAGGCGTCCGAGGAGCGTGGCGAGCCGGCGTTGGTCGGCGGGTCCGAGCCGCCCGATCAATGGCGCGAGTGCTGTGCCGATCTGGGTGGACACCTCGGCTGCCAAGGTGTGGCCGGCGTCGGTCAGGCTCACCACCACGGCCCGGCCGTCGTCCGGTGCAGGGCTGCGCCGGACCAGCCCGCGAGCGACGGCGCGATCGACAAGGCCGCTCGCGGAGGACTTGTCCAGACCGAGATGCGCTGCGAGCGCGGCCATCCGCGGCTCCCGGTCACGCAGGATGGCCAGCACCCGCAACTGGGTCAACGACAGATCGTTCTCCGCCGCGGCCTGGTTCAGCACGGCGACCACCGTGAACGAGGTCTGGACCAACAGGTCGGTCGCACTCTTTTCCATGACCTCGATCCTAGCTTGCACTAGTTGGGATCACCACCTAGTTTAGTTGGTAATACGAACCAAGTTGGCAGGAGATCCGGTGATGCGTGCGGCAGTGGTGACGAGGTTCGACAGTCCTCCGGACCCGGGCCAGTGGCCCGAGCCGCACCCGGACGAGGGCGAGGTCGTGGTCGAGGTCATGGCGGCTGCCCTGCACCCACGGGTGCGGTCGCAGGCCGATGGATCGCACTACACGAGCACCGACGAGCTGCCGCTGGTCCCCGGTGTGGACGGCGTCGGACGTGACCCCGACGGTGCCATGCGCTACTTCGTACTGCCCGACACGATTCTCGGGTCGATGGCCGAGCGGACGATCATCGATCCGCGGCGCAGCGTGGTGCTTCCGGTCGGCGCGGACCCGGTGCGTATTGCCGCTGCGATGAACCCTGCGATGTCCTCGTGGGTGGCGCTCCGGCGGCGGATCGATATCGAGCCGAGTGGGTCGGTGCTGGTGCTGGGTGCCACGGGGAGTGCGGGGCGGATGGCGGTCCAGATCGCTCGGCATCTCGGCGTGGAGCGGGTGGTGGCTGCCGGTCGCGACCCGGGAAGGCTCGCGCTGCTGGCCGATCTCGGAGCGGACGAGGTCGTGACCCTCGGGGTCGACGATCTGGGTGCGGTGGCCGGCGACGTGGATGTGGTGCTCGACTACGTCTGGGGAGTCCCGACCGCGGAGGCCATGCGGTCGATCGTCACCGGTCGCTCCGACCGGTCCCGGCCGCTGGTCTGGGTCGAGATCGGTGCGACGGCAGGACCAGTCGCGGCAATTCCGTCGGCGGCGCTGCGCGCGGCGCGACTGCAGATCGTGGGGAGCGGGCAGGGCTCGGTGCCGACACGCGACATCGTCGACGAACTGTCCGACCTGGCCGAGTTCGTCATGGGCGAGGAGCTGCGCGTCGAGGCCAGAGCGGTGCCGCTGGGACTGGTCGGGAAGGTGTGGAACGAGCCGACGACCGACCGGGTCGTGCTGGTGCCCCGACCGTTGCAGGTCCGCCGTCTTCGGGTACCCGGAGAACATGGACGAGACCGACGAGCGGGAACCGCATCATCTGCTGCTGATCCCCGCTTGGCGCTGGGTGACGGCCCTGCTGCTGAGTGGAGTTGTCACGGCCGTTGTACTCGTGCTCTACGCCTGGTTGCAGAATGGGTCGGTGACCCGCAGCGACATTGTCGGCGGGCTGTTCATCGGGGCCGTCGTCGGGCTTGCGTTCCTGGCGTGGCGGGTGTGGACGGTCATGCAGCTGCGGCGGTTGGACAGGTCGACGAGAGAGTCCGACTGATGCCAGACGTCAGCAGGTGCTGATGCAGGGGGTGAGTTCCCACTGGAACGTTCCGCGTACATCGTTCAGGTAGAGGGTGTCCCGCACGCGGTACCACGTCACCTGGGCGTCACCGAACGAGAACCGCTGCGCGGTGGTGGAGTCCGGGTGCGATTGTCCCGGCTCGAGCAGTTCGACACGGCAAGGCGCCTCTGACATGAACCGCGGACCGATGGTGATCTCCCGATCGTCAGCGACGACGGTTCCGTCGAAGTAGTTGCAGGCCTCGGTGCCACTGACCTTTCCGTCGGAGAACTCGACGGTGGCCGTGCTGTAGGGGGTGCGACGAATGCCATCGACGATGA
This region of Nakamurella alba genomic DNA includes:
- a CDS encoding RNA polymerase sigma factor, which gives rise to MTMLARRLVATDDWEDVAQDALSEAWRRRAIFDADRGTPRNWLLALVVTHARRHRSRSRETPVASVPDSPVIPTDGHAVDMAAALGTLPRRQHEAVALYYYLDLPVAAVAQVMSCSEGTVKSTLADARRSLRTTLGESYR
- a CDS encoding GNAT family N-acetyltransferase; protein product: MDPIPAGHARGVDIEWRGAFTSDEANRLHAEAFGARLYSSEEWDWERQVAAHSLGWVTARSEGRLVGFVNVLWDGLVHAWIQDVMVDSASRRLGIGRALVDAAAHGARESRCLYLHVDFDDALRPFYIDSCGFRPTSAGLLEL
- a CDS encoding DUF559 domain-containing protein produces the protein MTVSMVRARVREGSVQKVLPGVFRFAGGGLTTEDLIRAVGQWGGKGAVIIGHAAAWWWELTDAAPSTIDLAIRPTRNLRSGEDVRVRRLELPAEDVTTHRRLRVASLPFAALFGSVAMGAAGRAVLDRALLRRVTMDEIVDALERNRCRTGAATARRWVKEASDGSASEAERLFARLLRNADITGWVVNRTRKEWGAKPDFTFEAARLIVEIDGWAHHSDSDAFERDRARQNRIVLAGWTVLRFTWRQLQDEPDRVIAEVRGALHRF
- a CDS encoding MarR family winged helix-turn-helix transcriptional regulator, whose product is MEKSATDLLVQTSFTVVAVLNQAAAENDLSLTQLRVLAILRDREPRMAALAAHLGLDKSSASGLVDRAVARGLVRRSPAPDDGRAVVVSLTDAGHTLAAEVSTQIGTALAPLIGRLGPADQRRLATLLGRLLVAPDA